In the genome of Trueperaceae bacterium, the window TGTCCCAGCCGTTCTCGTGGCACACCGTCGCGACGTGCGAGTCCCACGTCGGCTCGACGGTGGGCCGGCCGCCGGGGAAGCAGTCGACGACGAGGTAGGCGAGCGGCACGCTAGAGGTGCAATGCACGCGGTGGAGCGTGCTCGGCGGGATGCGCACCAGGTCGCCCGGCACCAGGTCGGCCACGAAGCGCGCCTCCGGCCCGATCTCGAGGCGGCCCTCGCCCTCCAGGACGTAGAAGACCTGCTCCGTGTCGTCGTGTTTGTGGAGCGGCGGCGCCTCACCCGGCTCCATCACGCTGATGAAGCTCTCGCTCGTGGTCGCCTCGGCCCGGTCCATCACCAGGAGGTTGGTGTGGGTCGGGAAGCGATAGCGCTTGGGGTTGGAGGTCTTGAAGACGTAGTTCA includes:
- a CDS encoding cupin domain-containing protein; the encoded protein is MNYVFKTSNPKRYRFPTHTNLLVMDRAEATTSESFISVMEPGEAPPLHKHDDTEQVFYVLEGEGRLEIGPEARFVADLVPGDLVRIPPSTLHRVHCTSSVPLAYLVVDCFPGGRPTVEPTWDSHVATVCHENGWDMAEVVEG